Proteins from one Chitinivorax tropicus genomic window:
- a CDS encoding GntR family transcriptional regulator yields the protein MKSLLVLKPDDNNPTPLYLQFSRKLEEAINTGFWKTDEALPSERAFCEVLGISRVTARKAMDLLLDQGLIVRKQGSGTYIAPKLEQPLSRLSSFSEELKQRGYEPGSRWVGRSIGTATQEEMFRLGLSPDSQVARLKRLRTADGVVMAVESSSLPVDILPDPALVTDSLYRYLDERGTPVIRALQHIKAVNASPTIAELAGIRPGDAILLITRIGYLENNVAVELTYSYCRSDYYDFVAELRR from the coding sequence ATGAAAAGCTTGCTGGTACTGAAACCGGACGATAACAACCCAACCCCGTTGTATCTGCAATTCAGCCGCAAGCTGGAAGAAGCGATCAACACCGGGTTCTGGAAGACAGACGAAGCTCTGCCCTCTGAGCGAGCCTTCTGCGAAGTCCTTGGTATCTCGCGGGTCACCGCCCGTAAAGCGATGGACTTGCTGCTCGACCAAGGTCTGATCGTACGCAAACAAGGCTCGGGGACTTATATCGCACCCAAGCTGGAACAGCCTCTGTCGCGCCTGTCCAGCTTCAGCGAAGAATTGAAGCAACGAGGTTATGAGCCCGGCTCACGTTGGGTTGGTCGCTCGATCGGCACCGCAACCCAAGAAGAGATGTTCCGGCTGGGGTTGTCGCCTGACAGCCAGGTTGCACGCCTGAAACGGCTGCGCACGGCGGATGGCGTGGTGATGGCTGTCGAGTCCAGCTCGCTGCCGGTGGATATCCTGCCCGATCCGGCGTTGGTGACCGACTCGCTGTATCGCTATCTGGATGAGCGTGGTACGCCGGTGATCCGCGCGTTGCAGCATATTAAGGCAGTCAACGCGTCACCGACCATCGCAGAGCTGGCAGGCATCCGCCCAGGGGACGCCATCCTGCTGATCACGCGGATCGGCTATCTGGAAAACAATGTGGCTGTCGAGCTGACTTACTCGTACTGCCGAAGTGATTATTACGATTTCGTAGCAGAGCTGCGACGCTGA
- the nagA gene encoding N-acetylglucosamine-6-phosphate deacetylase produces the protein MQRLNGNILTPQGWVKGSIDFKARITELKGDLLPEESTDGDLILPGFVDLHIHGGGGMDIMQGGEAGTVVSRMHASHGTTSFLATTMTAPTEDIARALLDLRCIHPTRANGGARMLGIHLEGPYINSGKLGAQPNYARSGAMTEVQAYHDIVPIRLVTVAPELVGHQELIARLVQRGIRVQLGHTLGSYEDGVEAMEHGASSFTHLFNAMTGLHHREPGMVGAALAHAEFSEIIPDLLHVHPGAIRTALRCIPHLYCVTDSTAAAGMPDGNYKLGRHTVTKCLGGVRLPDGTLAGSTLTMDQALRNLVSLGLTIADASNRLSANPTRYLGIADRGTLATDHWADIVVLDRQLQLKAVFVEGESIDLADA, from the coding sequence ATGCAAAGATTGAATGGCAATATCCTCACGCCGCAGGGCTGGGTCAAAGGCAGTATCGACTTCAAAGCACGTATCACCGAGCTGAAAGGCGATCTGCTGCCCGAGGAATCAACAGACGGTGACCTGATCCTGCCGGGGTTTGTGGACTTACACATCCATGGTGGTGGTGGCATGGACATCATGCAGGGGGGTGAAGCCGGGACGGTGGTTTCGCGCATGCACGCCTCGCATGGCACCACCTCGTTTCTGGCCACCACCATGACGGCTCCCACCGAGGATATTGCCAGAGCATTGCTGGATCTGCGCTGCATCCACCCGACCAGGGCCAACGGCGGCGCAAGGATGCTGGGCATCCACCTGGAAGGGCCTTATATCAACTCTGGCAAGCTGGGCGCACAACCAAATTATGCGCGCAGTGGTGCCATGACCGAGGTGCAGGCTTATCACGACATCGTGCCGATACGGCTGGTGACGGTTGCACCCGAGCTGGTTGGCCACCAGGAATTGATTGCCCGACTGGTGCAACGTGGTATCAGGGTGCAGCTGGGACATACCCTGGGGAGCTATGAGGATGGCGTCGAGGCCATGGAACACGGTGCGAGCAGTTTCACCCACTTGTTCAATGCCATGACCGGCCTGCATCACCGTGAGCCGGGCATGGTCGGTGCCGCGCTGGCGCATGCTGAGTTCTCGGAGATCATTCCGGACTTGCTGCATGTCCACCCTGGCGCCATCCGGACAGCACTGCGCTGCATACCGCACCTGTATTGCGTGACAGACTCCACTGCCGCTGCCGGCATGCCGGACGGCAACTACAAACTGGGACGACACACCGTCACCAAATGCCTCGGCGGGGTACGCCTGCCGGATGGCACCTTGGCGGGCAGCACGCTGACCATGGATCAGGCTTTACGCAACCTGGTCAGCCTGGGTCTGACGATTGCGGATGCATCCAATCGCCTGTCAGCCAACCCGACGCGTTATTTGGGCATTGCCGACCGAGGCACGCTGGCCACAGATCACTGGGCCGACATCGTGGTACTCGACCGGCAATTGCAACTGAAAGCTGTATTCGTGGAAGGAGAATCCATTGACCTCGCTGATGCTTGA